The proteins below are encoded in one region of Helicoverpa zea isolate HzStark_Cry1AcR chromosome 21, ilHelZeax1.1, whole genome shotgun sequence:
- the LOC124640973 gene encoding phosphatidylinositol-binding clathrin assembly protein LAP isoform X4, translating into MSGLNVRMAGQTINDRLLAARHSIAGQGLAKSVCKATTEEMIAPKKKHLDYLVHCTNEPNVSIPQLANLLVERTQNTNWVVVYKALITVHHLLAYGNERFTQYLASSNSTFQLSNFLDKSGVQGAAGARIGYDMSPFIRRYAKYLNEKALSYRTVAFDFCKVKRGKEEGSLRMMNAEKLLKTLPVLQAQLDGLLEFDCTANDLTNGVINMCFMLLFRDLIRLFACYNDGIINLLEKYFDMNKKNCREALDLYKKFLIRMDRVGEFLKVAENVGIDKGDIPDLTKAPSSLLDALEGHLATLEGKKGSAANTPTQTASAQKNVASVMGALSSTSSSFGNAAASTRLDNQPNGASPLFIDDTLKQQALAEEEAAMNQYKVRLYQGEEWTGEEDVNEIVNKVQSPTNAANNPFLSSAPTNQNASIVDLFGPSPADTTSTTSKASDDLLSLGNPFADNMFGAAPAGTAPAWPQQPSNGFAAFPAQPQNNSFVSEANFSNVFDNTDSAAAAANPFMGMGDLTQPISASPARPPPPAIPPQPKSAFDDLEDAMRMSLGGSPAKAPQPITQQPQPMAAQPFSDVMSMPMSQPMMFGSPARQPMMPMGATGQQPQQQQGKVLTGDLDSSLAQLANNLSINKTATAQKPMQWNSPKNASKPGQTWTPQPMQATTGAGYRPMQQPGMVMGMQGAPMMPMGMVQPMRPAVPPQPTTNQFS; encoded by the exons ATCTAGTCCACTGCACAAACGAGCCCAACGTGTCGATACCACAGCTCGCCAACTTGCTGGTTGAGCGCACACAGAACACCAATTGGGTGGTGGTGTATAAAGCTCTAATAACTGTTCATCATCTATTAGCATATGGGAATGAG AGGTTCACACAATATCTAGCATCGAGTAATTCAACATTTCAACTTAGTAATTTCCTAGACAAAAGTGGAGTACAAG GCGCGGCCGGTGCCCGGATTG GATATGACATGTCCCCGTTCATCCGGCGGTACGCTAAGTACCTCAATGAGAAGGCGCTTTCCTACAGGACTGTGGCCTTCGACTTCTGCAAGGTTAAGAGGGG CAAGGAAGAAGGGTCCCTCCGCATGATGAACGCGGAGAAGCTTCTGAAGACCCTGCCAGTGCTGCAGGCACAGCTGGACGGACTCCTGGAGTTCGACTGCACCGCCAACGATCTCACTAATGGCGTTATCAACATGTGCTTCATGCTGCTGTTTAGAGATCTCATCAG ATTGTTCGCGTGTTACAACGACGGCATCATCAACCTATTGGAGAAATACTTCGACATGAACAAGAAGAACTGCCGCGAGGCTCTCGATCTCTATAAGAAATTCCTCATCAGGATGGATAGGGTCGGAGAGTTCTTGAAG GTGGCAGAGAACGTGGGTATAGACAAGGGCGACATCCCCGACCTGACCAAAGCCCCCAGCAGCCTGCTCGACGCGCTCGAGGGACACCTCGCCACGCTCGAGGGGAAGAAGGGATCCGCTGCCAACACTCCCACACAGACAGCTAG CGCCCAAAAGAACGTAGCAAGCGTAATGGGAGCCCTATCTTCCACATCGTCGTCATTCGGTAACGCGGCCGCGTCCACCCGCCTGGACAACCAGCCCAACGGCGCCTCGCCGCTCTTCATCGACGACACGCTCAAGCAGCAGGCACTGGCTGAGGAGGAAGCTGCCATGAACCAGTATAAG GTTCGCTTATACCAAGGCGAAGAGTGGACGGGGGAGGAAGACGTTAATGAGATAGTA AATAAGGTGCAATCTCCAACGAACGCGGCGAACAACCCGTTCCTATCATCGGCGCCGACCAATCAGAACGCGTCTATTGTGGACCTGTTTGGGCCTTCGCCGGCCGATACCACTAGTACTACGAGCAAGGCGAGCGATGATCTGTTGTCTCTGGGCAATCCGTTCGCTGATAATATGTTTGGAG CGGCGCCTGCGGGGACAGCGCCGGCGTGGCCGCAACAGCCCAGCAACGGCTTCGCCGCCTTCCCGGCACAACCACAGAACAACTCCTTTGTGTCCGAGGCTAACTTCTCTAACGTTTTTGATAACACTGACTCGGCAG CTGCCGCGGCTAATCCGTTCATGGGTATGGGAGACCTCACACAGCCGATATCCGCGTCGCCCGCCCGTCCCCCTCCCCCCGCCATCCCCCCGCAACCCAAGTCCGCGTTCGACGACCTCGAGGACGCCATGCGCATGTCTCTGGGAGGCTCCCCGGCCAAAGCCCCGCAGCCAATCACGCAACAGCCGCAGCCAATGGCAGCCCAGCCTTTCAGTGACGTCATGTCCATGCCGATGTCTCAGCCAATGATGTTCGGCTCGCCAGCGCGACAACCCATGATGCCCATGGGAGCGACCG GTCAGCAACCACAGCAGCAACAAGGCAAGGTGTTGACAGGTGATCTGGACTCCTCGCTCGCCCAACTGGCCAACAATCTATCTATCAACAAAACCGCTACAGCTCAGAA ACCGATGCAGTGGAACTCGCCGAAGAATGCATCCAAACCTGGACAAACGTGGACGCCGCAGCCGATGCAGgccaccacgggcgccgggtacCGACCAATG CAACAGCCAGGCATGGTAATGGGCATGCAAGGAGCGCCCATGATGCCTATGGGGATGGTACAACCTATGCGGCCCGCCGTGCCCCCACAACCCACCACTAACCAATTCAGCTAA
- the LOC124640973 gene encoding phosphatidylinositol-binding clathrin assembly protein LAP isoform X6 — MSGLNVRMAGQTINDRLLAARHSIAGQGLAKSVCKATTEEMIAPKKKHLDYLVHCTNEPNVSIPQLANLLVERTQNTNWVVVYKALITVHHLLAYGNERFTQYLASSNSTFQLSNFLDKSGVQGAAGARIGYDMSPFIRRYAKYLNEKALSYRTVAFDFCKVKRGKEEGSLRMMNAEKLLKTLPVLQAQLDGLLEFDCTANDLTNGVINMCFMLLFRDLIRLFACYNDGIINLLEKYFDMNKKNCREALDLYKKFLIRMDRVGEFLKVAENVGIDKGDIPDLTKAPSSLLDALEGHLATLEGKKGSAANTPTQTASAQKNVASVMGALSSTSSSFGNAAASTRLDNQPNGASPLFIDDTLKQQALAEEEAAMNQYKVRLYQGEEWTGEEDVNEIVNKVQSPTNAANNPFLSSAPTNQNASIVDLFGPSPADTTSTTSKASDDLLSLGNPFADNMFGAAPAGTAPAWPQQPSNGFAAFPAQPQNNSFVSEANFSNVFDNTDSAGQQPQQQQGKVLTGDLDSSLAQLANNLSINKTATAQKPMQWNSPKNASKPGQTWTPQPMQATTGAGYRPMGPGMNLPPMPHTMPHAYHPPHYIMQQPGMVMGMQGAPMMPMGMVQPMRPAVPPQPTTNQFS, encoded by the exons ATCTAGTCCACTGCACAAACGAGCCCAACGTGTCGATACCACAGCTCGCCAACTTGCTGGTTGAGCGCACACAGAACACCAATTGGGTGGTGGTGTATAAAGCTCTAATAACTGTTCATCATCTATTAGCATATGGGAATGAG AGGTTCACACAATATCTAGCATCGAGTAATTCAACATTTCAACTTAGTAATTTCCTAGACAAAAGTGGAGTACAAG GCGCGGCCGGTGCCCGGATTG GATATGACATGTCCCCGTTCATCCGGCGGTACGCTAAGTACCTCAATGAGAAGGCGCTTTCCTACAGGACTGTGGCCTTCGACTTCTGCAAGGTTAAGAGGGG CAAGGAAGAAGGGTCCCTCCGCATGATGAACGCGGAGAAGCTTCTGAAGACCCTGCCAGTGCTGCAGGCACAGCTGGACGGACTCCTGGAGTTCGACTGCACCGCCAACGATCTCACTAATGGCGTTATCAACATGTGCTTCATGCTGCTGTTTAGAGATCTCATCAG ATTGTTCGCGTGTTACAACGACGGCATCATCAACCTATTGGAGAAATACTTCGACATGAACAAGAAGAACTGCCGCGAGGCTCTCGATCTCTATAAGAAATTCCTCATCAGGATGGATAGGGTCGGAGAGTTCTTGAAG GTGGCAGAGAACGTGGGTATAGACAAGGGCGACATCCCCGACCTGACCAAAGCCCCCAGCAGCCTGCTCGACGCGCTCGAGGGACACCTCGCCACGCTCGAGGGGAAGAAGGGATCCGCTGCCAACACTCCCACACAGACAGCTAG CGCCCAAAAGAACGTAGCAAGCGTAATGGGAGCCCTATCTTCCACATCGTCGTCATTCGGTAACGCGGCCGCGTCCACCCGCCTGGACAACCAGCCCAACGGCGCCTCGCCGCTCTTCATCGACGACACGCTCAAGCAGCAGGCACTGGCTGAGGAGGAAGCTGCCATGAACCAGTATAAG GTTCGCTTATACCAAGGCGAAGAGTGGACGGGGGAGGAAGACGTTAATGAGATAGTA AATAAGGTGCAATCTCCAACGAACGCGGCGAACAACCCGTTCCTATCATCGGCGCCGACCAATCAGAACGCGTCTATTGTGGACCTGTTTGGGCCTTCGCCGGCCGATACCACTAGTACTACGAGCAAGGCGAGCGATGATCTGTTGTCTCTGGGCAATCCGTTCGCTGATAATATGTTTGGAG CGGCGCCTGCGGGGACAGCGCCGGCGTGGCCGCAACAGCCCAGCAACGGCTTCGCCGCCTTCCCGGCACAACCACAGAACAACTCCTTTGTGTCCGAGGCTAACTTCTCTAACGTTTTTGATAACACTGACTCGGCAG GTCAGCAACCACAGCAGCAACAAGGCAAGGTGTTGACAGGTGATCTGGACTCCTCGCTCGCCCAACTGGCCAACAATCTATCTATCAACAAAACCGCTACAGCTCAGAA ACCGATGCAGTGGAACTCGCCGAAGAATGCATCCAAACCTGGACAAACGTGGACGCCGCAGCCGATGCAGgccaccacgggcgccgggtacCGACCAATG GGCCCAGGCATGAATCTTCCACCAATGCCCCATACTATGCCCCATGCATATCATCCCCCGCATTATATTATG CAACAGCCAGGCATGGTAATGGGCATGCAAGGAGCGCCCATGATGCCTATGGGGATGGTACAACCTATGCGGCCCGCCGTGCCCCCACAACCCACCACTAACCAATTCAGCTAA
- the LOC124640973 gene encoding phosphatidylinositol-binding clathrin assembly protein LAP isoform X9, translating to MSGLNVRMAGQTINDRLLAARHSIAGQGLAKSVCKATTEEMIAPKKKHLDYLVHCTNEPNVSIPQLANLLVERTQNTNWVVVYKALITVHHLLAYGNERFTQYLASSNSTFQLSNFLDKSGVQGAAGARIGYDMSPFIRRYAKYLNEKALSYRTVAFDFCKVKRGKEEGSLRMMNAEKLLKTLPVLQAQLDGLLEFDCTANDLTNGVINMCFMLLFRDLIRLFACYNDGIINLLEKYFDMNKKNCREALDLYKKFLIRMDRVGEFLKVAENVGIDKGDIPDLTKAPSSLLDALEGHLATLEGKKGSAANTPTQTASAQKNVASVMGALSSTSSSFGNAAASTRLDNQPNGASPLFIDDTLKQQALAEEEAAMNQYKNKVQSPTNAANNPFLSSAPTNQNASIVDLFGPSPADTTSTTSKASDDLLSLGNPFADNMFGAAPAGTAPAWPQQPSNGFAAFPAQPQNNSFVSEANFSNVFDNTDSAGQQPQQQQGKVLTGDLDSSLAQLANNLSINKTATAQKPMQWNSPKNASKPGQTWTPQPMQATTGAGYRPMQQPGMVMGMQGAPMMPMGMVQPMRPAVPPQPTTNQFS from the exons ATCTAGTCCACTGCACAAACGAGCCCAACGTGTCGATACCACAGCTCGCCAACTTGCTGGTTGAGCGCACACAGAACACCAATTGGGTGGTGGTGTATAAAGCTCTAATAACTGTTCATCATCTATTAGCATATGGGAATGAG AGGTTCACACAATATCTAGCATCGAGTAATTCAACATTTCAACTTAGTAATTTCCTAGACAAAAGTGGAGTACAAG GCGCGGCCGGTGCCCGGATTG GATATGACATGTCCCCGTTCATCCGGCGGTACGCTAAGTACCTCAATGAGAAGGCGCTTTCCTACAGGACTGTGGCCTTCGACTTCTGCAAGGTTAAGAGGGG CAAGGAAGAAGGGTCCCTCCGCATGATGAACGCGGAGAAGCTTCTGAAGACCCTGCCAGTGCTGCAGGCACAGCTGGACGGACTCCTGGAGTTCGACTGCACCGCCAACGATCTCACTAATGGCGTTATCAACATGTGCTTCATGCTGCTGTTTAGAGATCTCATCAG ATTGTTCGCGTGTTACAACGACGGCATCATCAACCTATTGGAGAAATACTTCGACATGAACAAGAAGAACTGCCGCGAGGCTCTCGATCTCTATAAGAAATTCCTCATCAGGATGGATAGGGTCGGAGAGTTCTTGAAG GTGGCAGAGAACGTGGGTATAGACAAGGGCGACATCCCCGACCTGACCAAAGCCCCCAGCAGCCTGCTCGACGCGCTCGAGGGACACCTCGCCACGCTCGAGGGGAAGAAGGGATCCGCTGCCAACACTCCCACACAGACAGCTAG CGCCCAAAAGAACGTAGCAAGCGTAATGGGAGCCCTATCTTCCACATCGTCGTCATTCGGTAACGCGGCCGCGTCCACCCGCCTGGACAACCAGCCCAACGGCGCCTCGCCGCTCTTCATCGACGACACGCTCAAGCAGCAGGCACTGGCTGAGGAGGAAGCTGCCATGAACCAGTATAAG AATAAGGTGCAATCTCCAACGAACGCGGCGAACAACCCGTTCCTATCATCGGCGCCGACCAATCAGAACGCGTCTATTGTGGACCTGTTTGGGCCTTCGCCGGCCGATACCACTAGTACTACGAGCAAGGCGAGCGATGATCTGTTGTCTCTGGGCAATCCGTTCGCTGATAATATGTTTGGAG CGGCGCCTGCGGGGACAGCGCCGGCGTGGCCGCAACAGCCCAGCAACGGCTTCGCCGCCTTCCCGGCACAACCACAGAACAACTCCTTTGTGTCCGAGGCTAACTTCTCTAACGTTTTTGATAACACTGACTCGGCAG GTCAGCAACCACAGCAGCAACAAGGCAAGGTGTTGACAGGTGATCTGGACTCCTCGCTCGCCCAACTGGCCAACAATCTATCTATCAACAAAACCGCTACAGCTCAGAA ACCGATGCAGTGGAACTCGCCGAAGAATGCATCCAAACCTGGACAAACGTGGACGCCGCAGCCGATGCAGgccaccacgggcgccgggtacCGACCAATG CAACAGCCAGGCATGGTAATGGGCATGCAAGGAGCGCCCATGATGCCTATGGGGATGGTACAACCTATGCGGCCCGCCGTGCCCCCACAACCCACCACTAACCAATTCAGCTAA
- the LOC124640973 gene encoding phosphatidylinositol-binding clathrin assembly protein LAP isoform X1: MSGLNVRMAGQTINDRLLAARHSIAGQGLAKSVCKATTEEMIAPKKKHLDYLVHCTNEPNVSIPQLANLLVERTQNTNWVVVYKALITVHHLLAYGNERFTQYLASSNSTFQLSNFLDKSGVQGAAGARIGYDMSPFIRRYAKYLNEKALSYRTVAFDFCKVKRGKEEGSLRMMNAEKLLKTLPVLQAQLDGLLEFDCTANDLTNGVINMCFMLLFRDLIRLFACYNDGIINLLEKYFDMNKKNCREALDLYKKFLIRMDRVGEFLKVAENVGIDKGDIPDLTKAPSSLLDALEGHLATLEGKKGSAANTPTQTASAQKNVASVMGALSSTSSSFGNAAASTRLDNQPNGASPLFIDDTLKQQALAEEEAAMNQYKVRLYQGEEWTGEEDVNEIVNKVQSPTNAANNPFLSSAPTNQNASIVDLFGPSPADTTSTTSKASDDLLSLGNPFADNMFGAAPAGTAPAWPQQPSNGFAAFPAQPQNNSFVSEANFSNVFDNTDSAAAAANPFMGMGDLTQPISASPARPPPPAIPPQPKSAFDDLEDAMRMSLGGSPAKAPQPITQQPQPMAAQPFSDVMSMPMSQPMMFGSPARQPMMPMGATGQQPQQQQGKVLTGDLDSSLAQLANNLSINKTATAQKPMQWNSPKNASKPGQTWTPQPMQATTGAGYRPMGPGMNLPPMPHTMPHAYHPPHYIMQQPGMVMGMQGAPMMPMGMVQPMRPAVPPQPTTNQFS, encoded by the exons ATCTAGTCCACTGCACAAACGAGCCCAACGTGTCGATACCACAGCTCGCCAACTTGCTGGTTGAGCGCACACAGAACACCAATTGGGTGGTGGTGTATAAAGCTCTAATAACTGTTCATCATCTATTAGCATATGGGAATGAG AGGTTCACACAATATCTAGCATCGAGTAATTCAACATTTCAACTTAGTAATTTCCTAGACAAAAGTGGAGTACAAG GCGCGGCCGGTGCCCGGATTG GATATGACATGTCCCCGTTCATCCGGCGGTACGCTAAGTACCTCAATGAGAAGGCGCTTTCCTACAGGACTGTGGCCTTCGACTTCTGCAAGGTTAAGAGGGG CAAGGAAGAAGGGTCCCTCCGCATGATGAACGCGGAGAAGCTTCTGAAGACCCTGCCAGTGCTGCAGGCACAGCTGGACGGACTCCTGGAGTTCGACTGCACCGCCAACGATCTCACTAATGGCGTTATCAACATGTGCTTCATGCTGCTGTTTAGAGATCTCATCAG ATTGTTCGCGTGTTACAACGACGGCATCATCAACCTATTGGAGAAATACTTCGACATGAACAAGAAGAACTGCCGCGAGGCTCTCGATCTCTATAAGAAATTCCTCATCAGGATGGATAGGGTCGGAGAGTTCTTGAAG GTGGCAGAGAACGTGGGTATAGACAAGGGCGACATCCCCGACCTGACCAAAGCCCCCAGCAGCCTGCTCGACGCGCTCGAGGGACACCTCGCCACGCTCGAGGGGAAGAAGGGATCCGCTGCCAACACTCCCACACAGACAGCTAG CGCCCAAAAGAACGTAGCAAGCGTAATGGGAGCCCTATCTTCCACATCGTCGTCATTCGGTAACGCGGCCGCGTCCACCCGCCTGGACAACCAGCCCAACGGCGCCTCGCCGCTCTTCATCGACGACACGCTCAAGCAGCAGGCACTGGCTGAGGAGGAAGCTGCCATGAACCAGTATAAG GTTCGCTTATACCAAGGCGAAGAGTGGACGGGGGAGGAAGACGTTAATGAGATAGTA AATAAGGTGCAATCTCCAACGAACGCGGCGAACAACCCGTTCCTATCATCGGCGCCGACCAATCAGAACGCGTCTATTGTGGACCTGTTTGGGCCTTCGCCGGCCGATACCACTAGTACTACGAGCAAGGCGAGCGATGATCTGTTGTCTCTGGGCAATCCGTTCGCTGATAATATGTTTGGAG CGGCGCCTGCGGGGACAGCGCCGGCGTGGCCGCAACAGCCCAGCAACGGCTTCGCCGCCTTCCCGGCACAACCACAGAACAACTCCTTTGTGTCCGAGGCTAACTTCTCTAACGTTTTTGATAACACTGACTCGGCAG CTGCCGCGGCTAATCCGTTCATGGGTATGGGAGACCTCACACAGCCGATATCCGCGTCGCCCGCCCGTCCCCCTCCCCCCGCCATCCCCCCGCAACCCAAGTCCGCGTTCGACGACCTCGAGGACGCCATGCGCATGTCTCTGGGAGGCTCCCCGGCCAAAGCCCCGCAGCCAATCACGCAACAGCCGCAGCCAATGGCAGCCCAGCCTTTCAGTGACGTCATGTCCATGCCGATGTCTCAGCCAATGATGTTCGGCTCGCCAGCGCGACAACCCATGATGCCCATGGGAGCGACCG GTCAGCAACCACAGCAGCAACAAGGCAAGGTGTTGACAGGTGATCTGGACTCCTCGCTCGCCCAACTGGCCAACAATCTATCTATCAACAAAACCGCTACAGCTCAGAA ACCGATGCAGTGGAACTCGCCGAAGAATGCATCCAAACCTGGACAAACGTGGACGCCGCAGCCGATGCAGgccaccacgggcgccgggtacCGACCAATG GGCCCAGGCATGAATCTTCCACCAATGCCCCATACTATGCCCCATGCATATCATCCCCCGCATTATATTATG CAACAGCCAGGCATGGTAATGGGCATGCAAGGAGCGCCCATGATGCCTATGGGGATGGTACAACCTATGCGGCCCGCCGTGCCCCCACAACCCACCACTAACCAATTCAGCTAA
- the LOC124640973 gene encoding phosphatidylinositol-binding clathrin assembly protein LAP isoform X7, with the protein MSGLNVRMAGQTINDRLLAARHSIAGQGLAKSVCKATTEEMIAPKKKHLDYLVHCTNEPNVSIPQLANLLVERTQNTNWVVVYKALITVHHLLAYGNERFTQYLASSNSTFQLSNFLDKSGVQGAAGARIGYDMSPFIRRYAKYLNEKALSYRTVAFDFCKVKRGKEEGSLRMMNAEKLLKTLPVLQAQLDGLLEFDCTANDLTNGVINMCFMLLFRDLIRLFACYNDGIINLLEKYFDMNKKNCREALDLYKKFLIRMDRVGEFLKVAENVGIDKGDIPDLTKAPSSLLDALEGHLATLEGKKGSAANTPTQTASAQKNVASVMGALSSTSSSFGNAAASTRLDNQPNGASPLFIDDTLKQQALAEEEAAMNQYKNKVQSPTNAANNPFLSSAPTNQNASIVDLFGPSPADTTSTTSKASDDLLSLGNPFADNMFGAAPAGTAPAWPQQPSNGFAAFPAQPQNNSFVSEANFSNVFDNTDSAGQQPQQQQGKVLTGDLDSSLAQLANNLSINKTATAQKPMQWNSPKNASKPGQTWTPQPMQATTGAGYRPMGPGMNLPPMPHTMPHAYHPPHYIMQQPGMVMGMQGAPMMPMGMVQPMRPAVPPQPTTNQFS; encoded by the exons ATCTAGTCCACTGCACAAACGAGCCCAACGTGTCGATACCACAGCTCGCCAACTTGCTGGTTGAGCGCACACAGAACACCAATTGGGTGGTGGTGTATAAAGCTCTAATAACTGTTCATCATCTATTAGCATATGGGAATGAG AGGTTCACACAATATCTAGCATCGAGTAATTCAACATTTCAACTTAGTAATTTCCTAGACAAAAGTGGAGTACAAG GCGCGGCCGGTGCCCGGATTG GATATGACATGTCCCCGTTCATCCGGCGGTACGCTAAGTACCTCAATGAGAAGGCGCTTTCCTACAGGACTGTGGCCTTCGACTTCTGCAAGGTTAAGAGGGG CAAGGAAGAAGGGTCCCTCCGCATGATGAACGCGGAGAAGCTTCTGAAGACCCTGCCAGTGCTGCAGGCACAGCTGGACGGACTCCTGGAGTTCGACTGCACCGCCAACGATCTCACTAATGGCGTTATCAACATGTGCTTCATGCTGCTGTTTAGAGATCTCATCAG ATTGTTCGCGTGTTACAACGACGGCATCATCAACCTATTGGAGAAATACTTCGACATGAACAAGAAGAACTGCCGCGAGGCTCTCGATCTCTATAAGAAATTCCTCATCAGGATGGATAGGGTCGGAGAGTTCTTGAAG GTGGCAGAGAACGTGGGTATAGACAAGGGCGACATCCCCGACCTGACCAAAGCCCCCAGCAGCCTGCTCGACGCGCTCGAGGGACACCTCGCCACGCTCGAGGGGAAGAAGGGATCCGCTGCCAACACTCCCACACAGACAGCTAG CGCCCAAAAGAACGTAGCAAGCGTAATGGGAGCCCTATCTTCCACATCGTCGTCATTCGGTAACGCGGCCGCGTCCACCCGCCTGGACAACCAGCCCAACGGCGCCTCGCCGCTCTTCATCGACGACACGCTCAAGCAGCAGGCACTGGCTGAGGAGGAAGCTGCCATGAACCAGTATAAG AATAAGGTGCAATCTCCAACGAACGCGGCGAACAACCCGTTCCTATCATCGGCGCCGACCAATCAGAACGCGTCTATTGTGGACCTGTTTGGGCCTTCGCCGGCCGATACCACTAGTACTACGAGCAAGGCGAGCGATGATCTGTTGTCTCTGGGCAATCCGTTCGCTGATAATATGTTTGGAG CGGCGCCTGCGGGGACAGCGCCGGCGTGGCCGCAACAGCCCAGCAACGGCTTCGCCGCCTTCCCGGCACAACCACAGAACAACTCCTTTGTGTCCGAGGCTAACTTCTCTAACGTTTTTGATAACACTGACTCGGCAG GTCAGCAACCACAGCAGCAACAAGGCAAGGTGTTGACAGGTGATCTGGACTCCTCGCTCGCCCAACTGGCCAACAATCTATCTATCAACAAAACCGCTACAGCTCAGAA ACCGATGCAGTGGAACTCGCCGAAGAATGCATCCAAACCTGGACAAACGTGGACGCCGCAGCCGATGCAGgccaccacgggcgccgggtacCGACCAATG GGCCCAGGCATGAATCTTCCACCAATGCCCCATACTATGCCCCATGCATATCATCCCCCGCATTATATTATG CAACAGCCAGGCATGGTAATGGGCATGCAAGGAGCGCCCATGATGCCTATGGGGATGGTACAACCTATGCGGCCCGCCGTGCCCCCACAACCCACCACTAACCAATTCAGCTAA